In a single window of the Streptomyces sp. NBC_00094 genome:
- a CDS encoding SDR family oxidoreductase, whose translation MSIAVVTGAGSGIGRSVALALAEAGWSVALAGRRADALEETAAALPAGDFLTVPTDVTSAEEVAALFAAVRDRYGRVDLLFNNAGTFAGGGVPVEDLDPETWRAVVDVNLTGAFLCAQAAFRTMKEQAPQGGRIINNGSISAHVPRPHSIAYTATKHAMTGLTKSLSLDGRPYRIACGQLDIGNAATEMTARMQTGILQANGLLAAEPVMDAADVAATVVHMAALPLEANVQFATVMATAMPYIGRG comes from the coding sequence ATGAGCATCGCAGTGGTGACGGGAGCGGGGTCGGGCATCGGCCGGAGCGTGGCGCTGGCCCTCGCGGAGGCCGGCTGGTCGGTGGCCCTGGCGGGCCGCAGGGCCGACGCCCTGGAGGAGACGGCCGCGGCCCTCCCGGCCGGCGACTTCCTGACGGTCCCGACCGACGTGACCTCGGCGGAGGAGGTCGCGGCCCTCTTCGCGGCGGTACGCGACCGCTACGGCCGCGTCGACCTGCTCTTCAACAACGCCGGTACGTTCGCGGGCGGCGGCGTCCCCGTCGAGGACCTGGACCCGGAGACCTGGCGCGCGGTCGTCGACGTCAACCTGACGGGCGCCTTCCTCTGCGCCCAGGCGGCCTTCCGGACCATGAAGGAGCAGGCCCCGCAGGGCGGCCGGATCATCAACAACGGCTCGATCTCCGCGCACGTGCCGCGCCCGCACTCGATCGCGTACACGGCGACGAAGCACGCCATGACGGGCCTGACGAAGTCACTGTCCCTCGACGGGCGCCCGTACCGGATCGCCTGCGGTCAGCTCGACATCGGCAACGCGGCGACCGAGATGACGGCCCGCATGCAGACCGGCATCCTCCAGGCCAACGGCCTGCTGGCGGCGGAGCCGGTGATGGACGCGGCGGACGTGGCCGCGACGGTGGTGCACATGGCGGCCCTGCCGCTGGAGGCGAACGTCCAGTTCGCGACGGTCATGGCGACGGCGATGCCGTACATCGGCCGGGGCTAG